One Deinococcus multiflagellatus DNA window includes the following coding sequences:
- a CDS encoding RIO1 family regulatory kinase/ATPase domain-containing protein yields the protein MSAQRQPQWSAQDDVWDDTDDLTDEPQERIRRPRKKPTGRRALADLTAEGEGEQDDVIRRLKDLGHITEVVAELKSGKEATAYVARGPKGSVLLKLYRDLEARSFKNDSVYRAGQVILDARAKRAMEGRTRKGLAMLQEGWVNAEYAHLWHLWAAGLPVPEPLVGPHPFEYAQTTPAVLMRLIGTEDQIAPRLSDAALSPEQAQRAWDQSVRGMADLLRLGYAHGDYSTYNLLWWEDTVIIIDFPQLTTRQNPHFHDLLARDAQSLVTSFRKHGVHADTQSTLREVQRRALGPAPAPRLLLP from the coding sequence ATGAGCGCCCAACGACAGCCCCAGTGGAGCGCCCAGGACGATGTCTGGGACGACACTGACGATCTGACCGACGAGCCGCAGGAGCGCATCCGGCGACCCCGCAAAAAGCCCACGGGCCGCCGCGCGCTGGCCGACCTGACCGCCGAGGGCGAGGGTGAGCAGGACGATGTCATTCGCCGCCTGAAAGACCTGGGCCACATCACCGAAGTGGTGGCCGAACTGAAAAGCGGCAAGGAAGCCACGGCGTACGTGGCGCGCGGCCCCAAAGGCAGCGTTCTGCTGAAGCTTTACCGCGACTTAGAAGCCCGCTCATTCAAGAACGACAGTGTGTACCGCGCCGGACAGGTGATTCTGGACGCGCGCGCCAAGCGGGCCATGGAAGGCCGCACCCGCAAGGGCCTCGCCATGCTGCAAGAGGGCTGGGTGAACGCCGAGTACGCCCACCTGTGGCACCTGTGGGCAGCAGGCTTGCCCGTGCCCGAACCCCTGGTGGGCCCCCATCCCTTCGAGTACGCCCAGACCACCCCCGCCGTCCTGATGCGCCTGATTGGCACCGAAGACCAGATTGCCCCGCGCCTGAGTGACGCCGCCCTGAGCCCCGAGCAGGCCCAGCGCGCCTGGGACCAGAGCGTGCGCGGCATGGCCGATCTGCTGCGGCTGGGCTACGCCCACGGCGACTACAGCACCTACAACCTTCTCTGGTGGGAGGACACCGTGATCATCATTGATTTTCCCCAGCTCACCACGCGCCAGAACCCCCATTTTCACGACCTGCTGGCCAGGGACGCCCAGAGCCTCGTGACCAGCTTCCGCAAGCACGGCGTCCACGCCGACACCCAGAGCACCCTGCGCGAGGTGCAGCGCCGCGCCCTGGGCCCGGCCCCGGCCCCCCGCCTGCTGCTGCCGTGA
- a CDS encoding ABC transporter substrate-binding protein: protein MRRAAFLLLGLLATSAAAQRTVNIGLGYNPDVQFTPFYVADKLGYFGAEGLKVNYQHGYVSQLLPLLLQGKLDFVVGDPEDAIFARNQGADVRYVMTMYQKNPVTVFSLRPLNTVQDLKGLTVGLPGPFGSSYHAIQALLDSAGLQEGKDVRLSSIGFTQVDAVRAGRVDAAVGYANNDVLQLARTSGKRVYTLDVTGAYPMVGVGLIGTGKSLSGDLAKKVVRAAQRGLKFTVADPARAFKLAQPVFGSSGSLDVLRASVPLMTGPYAQANGLGAMNPAAWTKAVAALVKQGKLPANAKATDYYTNAYISKTLK from the coding sequence ATGAGACGCGCCGCCTTCCTGCTGCTGGGCCTGCTGGCCACCTCTGCCGCCGCGCAGCGCACGGTGAACATTGGCCTGGGCTACAACCCGGACGTGCAGTTCACGCCCTTTTACGTGGCCGACAAGCTGGGCTATTTCGGTGCCGAGGGCCTGAAGGTCAACTACCAGCACGGCTACGTGTCGCAACTGCTGCCCCTGCTGCTGCAGGGCAAGCTGGACTTTGTGGTGGGCGACCCCGAAGACGCCATCTTCGCGCGCAACCAGGGCGCCGACGTGCGCTACGTGATGACCATGTACCAGAAAAACCCGGTCACGGTCTTTAGCCTCAGGCCCCTGAATACGGTGCAGGACCTGAAGGGCCTCACGGTGGGCCTGCCCGGCCCTTTTGGCAGCTCCTACCACGCCATTCAGGCGCTGCTGGACAGCGCCGGGCTGCAAGAAGGCAAGGACGTGCGCCTGAGCAGCATCGGCTTTACGCAGGTGGACGCCGTGCGCGCCGGGCGGGTGGACGCCGCCGTGGGTTACGCCAACAACGACGTGCTGCAACTGGCCCGCACCAGCGGCAAGCGCGTGTATACCCTGGATGTCACGGGCGCCTACCCGATGGTGGGCGTGGGCCTGATTGGCACAGGCAAGAGCCTCTCGGGCGATCTGGCCAAGAAGGTGGTGCGCGCCGCGCAGCGCGGCCTGAAATTTACGGTGGCCGACCCCGCACGCGCCTTCAAGCTGGCCCAGCCGGTGTTTGGCAGCAGTGGCAGCCTGGACGTGCTGCGCGCCAGCGTGCCCCTGATGACCGGCCCCTACGCCCAGGCGAACGGCCTGGGGGCCATGAACCCGGCCGCGTGGACCAAGGCAGTGGCCGCACTGGTCAAGCAGGGCAAACTGCCCGCCAATGCCAAGGCCACGGACTATTACACCAACGCCTACATCAGCAAAACGCTGAAGTAA